In the genome of Halofilum ochraceum, one region contains:
- a CDS encoding ABC transporter ATP-binding protein — protein sequence MASTIQEQAKANNAPVFRVQGLVKSYRVGELDIHALNGVDLELHAGELAVLLGASGSGKSTLLNILGGLDVPTRGRVFYRDHELTASDDAGLTRYRRDHVGFVFQFYNLIPSLTARENVAIVTEIARDPMTPEAALAMVGLEQRLDHFPAQMSGGEQQRVAIARAIAKNPAVLLCDEPTGALDSKTGIVVLQALERVNRELGTTTAVITHNAVIARMAHRTIRISDGRIAGVDINDSPRDPTELSW from the coding sequence TTGGCCAGCACGATCCAGGAGCAGGCAAAGGCGAACAACGCACCCGTCTTCCGTGTCCAGGGCCTGGTGAAGAGTTACCGCGTCGGCGAACTCGACATCCACGCCCTGAACGGCGTCGACCTCGAGTTGCATGCCGGGGAACTGGCGGTCCTGCTCGGTGCCTCCGGCAGCGGCAAATCCACGCTGCTGAATATCCTCGGCGGCCTCGACGTGCCCACGCGCGGTCGCGTCTTCTATCGGGACCACGAACTGACGGCGAGCGACGACGCGGGGCTCACTCGCTATCGGCGTGACCACGTCGGGTTCGTGTTCCAGTTCTACAACCTGATCCCCAGCCTCACGGCGCGCGAGAATGTCGCCATCGTGACCGAGATCGCCCGCGACCCGATGACACCGGAGGCCGCGCTCGCGATGGTCGGCCTCGAACAGCGGCTCGATCATTTCCCCGCCCAGATGTCCGGCGGTGAGCAGCAGCGCGTCGCCATCGCCCGCGCGATCGCCAAGAACCCGGCCGTGCTCCTGTGCGACGAACCGACCGGCGCGCTCGACTCGAAGACCGGCATCGTGGTCCTGCAGGCACTCGAACGCGTGAACCGGGAGCTCGGCACGACCACCGCGGTCATCACGCACAACGCGGTGATCGCACGGATGGCGCACCGGACCATCCGCATCAGCGACGGGCGGATCGCCGGTGTGGATATCAACGACTCCCCCCGCGACCCCACGGAGCTCAGCTGGTGA
- a CDS encoding CocE/NonD family hydrolase, with translation MTGCSEHEVEVLEQVSIPMSDGCRLAGRVWLPPGARERRVPAVLEYIPYRLDDFRAVRDDQHHRWFAMHGYAAIRVDLRGSGSSEGVLEDEYLQTELDDGLTILRWLAEQPWCNGRVGMIGISWGGFNALQIAALQPPELHAVITVCSSDDRYADDVHYMGGCLLTDNLSWASVMASYNACPPDPAVVGDAWRGLWLQRLQGSGLWLREWLRHQRRDDYWRHASVCEDFAAIRCPVFAVSGWADGYCNTVFRLMRHLDVPRKGLVGPWNHKYPHLGGPGPAIDFLGECLSWWDRWLTGVDNGIEHEPRIRAWMQDSVSPHSDDRPGRWVAEADWPAEGIQGMPWALAPGRLELDPATRTGVALSIQSPLSVGLFAGKWCSYSESTDLPTDQRLEDGGSLVFDSPALERDIEILGAPFVELDIEADRPQAMVAVRISDVAPDGKATLVSYGLLNLSHRDSHAEPEPLIPGQRYQVRVPLNHVGQRFPAGNRLRLAISSSYWPLAWPAPEPVQLTVHTANSTLHLPHREPREADAELRDLGEPRMATPLPTTVLGAARREWHVLFNLASNEAVLEVVDDDAPYRLETTGTRLGHEVTERYASANDDYATLSGEVQNRRTFDRGDWHVTATTRTVLTATPEAFRLRATVDAWEGDTRVFSAEWDEEIPRDEL, from the coding sequence ATGACCGGCTGCAGCGAACACGAAGTCGAGGTCCTGGAACAGGTATCCATCCCGATGAGCGATGGCTGCCGGCTGGCCGGCCGGGTCTGGCTGCCGCCGGGTGCGCGTGAACGGCGTGTGCCGGCGGTTCTCGAATACATCCCGTATCGCCTCGACGACTTCCGGGCGGTCCGCGACGATCAGCACCATCGCTGGTTCGCCATGCACGGTTACGCGGCGATCCGGGTCGACCTGCGCGGCTCCGGCAGTTCCGAGGGCGTACTCGAGGATGAATATCTGCAGACGGAACTCGACGACGGCCTGACGATCCTGCGCTGGCTCGCCGAGCAGCCCTGGTGCAACGGCCGTGTCGGCATGATCGGCATCTCCTGGGGCGGGTTCAACGCACTCCAGATCGCGGCACTGCAGCCGCCGGAACTGCATGCCGTGATCACCGTCTGCTCTTCCGATGATCGCTACGCCGATGACGTGCACTACATGGGCGGCTGCCTGTTGACCGACAACCTCTCCTGGGCTTCCGTCATGGCCTCATACAACGCCTGCCCACCGGATCCCGCCGTCGTCGGCGATGCCTGGCGCGGCCTCTGGCTGCAGCGGCTGCAAGGCAGCGGCCTCTGGCTGCGCGAGTGGCTGCGCCACCAGCGGCGGGACGACTACTGGCGCCACGCATCCGTGTGCGAGGACTTCGCCGCCATCCGCTGCCCGGTCTTCGCCGTCAGCGGCTGGGCCGACGGTTACTGCAATACCGTCTTCCGGCTGATGCGGCACCTCGACGTCCCGCGCAAGGGGCTGGTCGGTCCGTGGAACCACAAGTATCCGCACCTCGGCGGCCCCGGTCCGGCGATCGATTTCCTCGGCGAGTGCCTGAGCTGGTGGGATCGATGGCTCACGGGGGTCGATAACGGCATCGAGCATGAGCCGCGCATCCGCGCCTGGATGCAGGACAGCGTATCGCCCCATTCGGATGACCGGCCCGGCCGCTGGGTCGCGGAAGCGGACTGGCCCGCCGAGGGCATCCAGGGAATGCCCTGGGCGCTTGCGCCCGGTCGCCTCGAACTGGACCCGGCGACCCGGACAGGCGTGGCCCTCTCGATCCAGAGCCCGCTGTCGGTCGGCCTGTTCGCGGGCAAGTGGTGCAGCTACTCCGAGAGCACCGACCTGCCGACGGATCAGCGGCTGGAGGACGGTGGCTCGCTCGTGTTCGACTCCCCCGCCCTGGAGCGGGATATCGAGATCCTCGGTGCGCCATTCGTCGAGCTCGATATCGAGGCCGACCGGCCGCAGGCCATGGTGGCGGTGCGCATCTCCGATGTCGCGCCGGACGGCAAGGCCACGCTGGTCAGCTATGGTCTCCTCAATCTCTCGCATCGGGACAGCCACGCCGAACCGGAACCGCTCATCCCGGGTCAGCGCTACCAGGTCCGCGTTCCGCTGAACCACGTGGGCCAGCGCTTCCCGGCTGGCAACCGTCTGCGTCTCGCCATCTCCAGTTCCTACTGGCCGCTGGCCTGGCCCGCACCGGAGCCGGTACAACTGACGGTCCACACCGCCAACAGCACCCTCCATCTGCCGCATCGCGAACCGCGTGAGGCCGATGCCGAGCTGCGCGACCTCGGTGAGCCCCGGATGGCGACACCGCTGCCGACCACCGTACTCGGCGCCGCCCGACGCGAGTGGCACGTCCTGTTCAATCTGGCAAGCAACGAAGCGGTTCTCGAGGTCGTGGACGACGACGCGCCGTACCGTCTCGAGACCACGGGCACCCGGCTCGGCCATGAAGTCACGGAGCGCTACGCCAGCGCGAACGATGACTACGCCACGCTGTCGGGAGAGGTCCAGAACCGCAGGACCTTCGACCGTGGTGACTGGCACGTCACGGCGACCACGCGCACGGTCCTCACCGCCACGCCCGAGGCATTCCGGCTGCGCGCGACCGTGGACGCCTGGGAGGGTGATACCCGGGTGTTCTCCGCTGAGTGGGATGAGGAGATCCCCCGAGACGAACTGTAG
- a CDS encoding CocE/NonD family hydrolase, with protein sequence MRIIEDFPRPVRVIENVWIPMSDGVRLAARVWLPDDAEDDPVPALLECMPYRKRDFTRLRDEPLHTYLAGHGYASVRLDLRGSGDSEGLMADEYAEQEHDDIIEVLTWLEAQPWCSGGVGMFGISWGGFNSLQVAARRPPQLKAIVTMCSTDDRYADDVHYKGGCLLTENLNWGSVFLISANAPPDPELIGPDWRERWRYRLENAALYPSIWMRHALRDDYWRFGSVCEDFAAIECPVYAVGGWADGYSNAIPRMMAGLSAPSKALIGPWSHAFPHVGAPGPSIGFFQEMLRWWDYWLKGQDTGIMDEPAMRVWMQESVRPAPVYEERPGRWVAEARWPSPRIQSRQWYLNVLSLGDSPATEDRLHVRSPETAGLAAGDWYGFGGEGESPVDQREDDGKSMVFDSDPLTERLEILGAPVATLELSVDQPVAQVTVRLNDVDSDGASTRVSYGVLNLTQRNGPDRYEELVPGTRYRVRIQLNDIAHAFPPGHTVRVAVSTAYWPVLWPAPRPVKLTVYTGASRFELPERPPNPEDDQLEPFEAPERGPRPVATTLQTAPLRRTVERDLTTGDSVYRVYADSGEFDGASLARIEDIDLTVGYTIRRTYRIGEYDPTTAEVRIEQETEHRRDDWSARLYCVTRLTADVDHFYLEATLTAYEGEEVLVNREWNERIPRRIPPSSASG encoded by the coding sequence GTGCGCATAATCGAGGACTTCCCGCGGCCCGTGCGGGTCATCGAGAACGTGTGGATTCCGATGAGTGACGGTGTGCGTCTCGCCGCCCGGGTCTGGTTGCCGGATGATGCGGAAGACGACCCCGTGCCGGCACTGCTCGAATGCATGCCGTACCGCAAACGCGACTTCACGCGGCTGCGGGATGAACCCCTGCACACCTACCTGGCGGGGCATGGCTACGCCTCGGTCCGCCTCGATCTGCGTGGCTCGGGCGACTCCGAGGGGCTCATGGCCGATGAATACGCCGAGCAGGAACACGACGACATCATCGAAGTACTGACCTGGCTGGAGGCGCAGCCCTGGTGCAGCGGCGGGGTCGGCATGTTCGGCATCTCCTGGGGCGGGTTCAACTCGCTTCAGGTCGCGGCGCGGCGGCCGCCGCAGCTCAAGGCGATCGTGACCATGTGCTCGACCGACGATCGCTATGCGGACGACGTCCACTACAAGGGCGGCTGCCTGCTGACGGAGAATCTCAACTGGGGTTCGGTCTTCCTGATTTCCGCCAACGCACCACCCGACCCGGAATTGATCGGTCCCGATTGGCGCGAGCGCTGGCGGTACCGGCTCGAGAACGCGGCGTTGTACCCGTCGATCTGGATGCGACATGCGCTGCGGGACGACTACTGGCGCTTTGGCTCGGTCTGCGAGGATTTCGCGGCGATCGAATGTCCCGTATACGCCGTCGGCGGCTGGGCCGACGGTTATTCGAACGCGATCCCGCGCATGATGGCGGGCTTGTCCGCGCCGTCGAAGGCGCTGATTGGACCGTGGTCGCACGCGTTCCCGCACGTGGGGGCGCCGGGGCCCAGTATCGGCTTTTTCCAGGAAATGCTCCGCTGGTGGGATTACTGGCTGAAAGGCCAGGACACCGGAATCATGGACGAGCCGGCCATGCGCGTATGGATGCAGGAATCGGTCCGCCCGGCGCCGGTGTACGAGGAACGGCCAGGGCGCTGGGTGGCGGAGGCCCGCTGGCCGTCACCGCGTATCCAGTCGCGGCAGTGGTACCTCAACGTCCTTTCGCTCGGCGACAGTCCGGCCACCGAGGACCGCCTGCACGTGCGCTCGCCGGAGACGGCCGGGTTGGCGGCAGGCGACTGGTATGGATTCGGTGGCGAGGGCGAATCGCCGGTCGACCAGCGCGAAGACGACGGCAAGTCGATGGTGTTCGATTCCGATCCGCTCACGGAACGCCTGGAGATCCTCGGCGCACCGGTCGCCACGCTGGAACTGTCGGTCGACCAGCCGGTCGCGCAGGTGACGGTGCGACTCAACGATGTGGACTCGGACGGCGCATCGACGCGCGTGTCGTATGGGGTGCTCAATCTCACGCAGCGCAATGGACCGGACCGTTATGAAGAACTGGTCCCCGGAACGCGTTACCGCGTGCGGATCCAGCTCAACGACATCGCCCACGCCTTTCCGCCGGGGCATACCGTGCGGGTCGCCGTGTCGACCGCTTACTGGCCGGTCCTCTGGCCCGCTCCACGACCGGTCAAGCTGACCGTGTATACCGGCGCCAGCCGATTCGAACTCCCAGAGCGTCCGCCCAACCCGGAGGACGATCAGCTGGAGCCTTTCGAGGCCCCCGAGCGGGGCCCGCGCCCGGTGGCCACCACGCTGCAGACCGCCCCCCTGCGGCGCACTGTCGAGCGGGATCTGACCACGGGGGATTCCGTGTACCGCGTATATGCCGACAGCGGCGAATTCGATGGCGCTTCGCTTGCCCGGATCGAGGACATCGATCTCACCGTCGGTTACACCATCCGGCGCACGTACCGGATCGGTGAGTACGATCCGACGACCGCCGAGGTCCGCATCGAGCAGGAGACCGAGCATCGGCGCGATGACTGGTCGGCGCGCCTGTACTGCGTCACCCGCCTCACGGCCGACGTCGATCATTTCTATCTCGAAGCGACGCTTACGGCCTACGAGGGCGAGGAAGTCCTGGTAAACCGGGAGTGGAACGAGCGGATACCGAGGAGGATTCCGCCTTCGTCAGCTTCCGGTTGA
- a CDS encoding D-alanine--D-alanine ligase family protein: protein MTAQPSRQPLHVGVLLGDPRLPYPYSVDGHFGEEEIEGARRLGEALAELEGYRFTWFDDHERLIDDLRAAPPDLVLNLCDTGYRNQWELERNIPAFLEMLQIPYTGADPMAISVSTDKALVSMGAERLGIPVPNETFVDLTDNPLVLPASYPALIKPNNSGGSFGISASCVVHDANEAEEYLHWLAGQLQPPEAVIQDFLTGSEFTVGLIGNPADGFTVLPPLEVDYSALPPELPPVLTYGSKADPESAYWNRLTFRQAELDEVTHARLVDGCAKLFRRFGFRDYARIDFRNGADGIPRLLDANTNPTWYHDGKMAMMAGWAGYSYAGMMGLIMEAAVARYGLRTT, encoded by the coding sequence ATGACCGCACAGCCGAGCCGACAGCCCCTGCACGTGGGTGTACTCCTCGGAGACCCCCGCCTGCCCTATCCGTATTCCGTCGACGGCCATTTCGGTGAAGAGGAGATCGAAGGGGCCCGTCGCCTTGGCGAAGCGCTGGCCGAACTCGAAGGCTACCGCTTCACCTGGTTCGACGATCACGAACGACTGATCGACGACCTGCGCGCGGCGCCGCCGGACCTGGTGCTGAATCTCTGCGATACCGGTTATCGCAACCAGTGGGAACTCGAACGCAATATCCCGGCGTTCCTGGAGATGCTGCAGATTCCGTACACGGGCGCCGACCCGATGGCCATCAGCGTTTCCACCGACAAGGCGCTGGTCTCCATGGGGGCGGAGCGTCTCGGCATACCGGTGCCCAACGAGACGTTTGTCGATCTGACCGACAATCCGCTGGTGCTGCCGGCCAGCTATCCGGCGCTGATCAAACCCAACAACAGCGGCGGCAGCTTCGGTATCTCGGCGTCCTGCGTGGTCCATGACGCCAACGAGGCGGAGGAGTATCTGCATTGGCTCGCGGGCCAACTGCAGCCGCCGGAGGCGGTGATCCAGGATTTTCTGACCGGCTCCGAATTCACCGTGGGGCTGATCGGCAATCCGGCGGACGGTTTTACCGTCCTGCCGCCGCTGGAGGTCGATTACAGCGCGCTGCCGCCGGAGTTGCCACCCGTGCTGACCTACGGATCCAAAGCGGACCCGGAATCCGCCTACTGGAATCGGCTGACATTCCGCCAGGCGGAGCTCGACGAGGTGACGCACGCCCGGCTCGTCGACGGCTGCGCCAAACTGTTCCGGCGATTCGGCTTCCGCGATTACGCCCGGATCGACTTCCGCAACGGGGCCGACGGCATTCCGCGTCTGCTCGACGCCAACACCAACCCGACCTGGTACCACGACGGCAAGATGGCGATGATGGCCGGCTGGGCGGGCTACAGCTACGCCGGGATGATGGGACTCATCATGGAGGCGGCCGTGGCCCGATACGGGTTGCGCACAACCTGA
- a CDS encoding dipeptidase yields the protein MLDPVLKRIDDGLDASIERWSELLRIPSVSTDPAYADDARRAAHWLMGQFEALGFTMELHETEGHPVVLGHHPGPGGDAPHLLYYGHYDVQPADPVELWDSGPFEPTVVDSAHGKKMVARGAVDDKGQLMMWVEALRAWQAEHGTLPVETTVLVEGEEEIGSKHLRPFLEAQRERLAAADVCVVSDTTMWDVDTPAITYSLRGLLYTEITCRGPSRDLHSGFYGGAVVNPLNALARVLADLHDDDGRIRIPGFYDQVLEPGEAERAAWENLDMDEGAFLEGAGVTVGGGERDRTLLERVWTRPTGDVNGLYGGYTGAGAKTVIATEGTAKVSFRLVPDQDPDAVAEGFRRFLDEHTPAGCSCELTIHSAAPAIRIDPESAWLRTACAAMGDIYGREAVPIGCGGSIPIAAWAREILGIDTLLMGFSLDDDAMHSPNEKFEITCFERGMKSHVALLARIAEGRT from the coding sequence ATGCTCGACCCGGTGCTCAAACGGATCGACGACGGCCTGGATGCGTCCATCGAACGCTGGTCCGAACTGCTGCGCATTCCGAGCGTGAGCACGGATCCGGCCTATGCCGACGACGCCCGCCGCGCCGCGCACTGGCTGATGGGGCAGTTCGAGGCGCTCGGGTTCACGATGGAACTGCACGAGACCGAAGGGCATCCGGTCGTGCTGGGGCATCATCCGGGACCGGGTGGCGATGCGCCGCACCTGCTGTATTACGGCCACTACGACGTGCAGCCGGCGGATCCGGTCGAACTCTGGGACTCCGGGCCGTTCGAGCCGACCGTGGTCGACAGCGCGCACGGGAAGAAGATGGTTGCCCGCGGCGCGGTCGACGACAAGGGCCAGCTCATGATGTGGGTCGAGGCCCTGCGCGCCTGGCAGGCGGAGCACGGCACGCTGCCGGTCGAGACGACGGTCCTGGTTGAGGGCGAGGAGGAGATCGGCAGCAAGCACCTGCGCCCGTTCCTCGAGGCGCAGCGCGAGCGGCTCGCCGCGGCGGACGTCTGCGTCGTCAGCGACACCACCATGTGGGACGTCGACACCCCCGCGATCACCTACAGCCTGCGCGGACTGCTGTACACGGAGATCACTTGTCGCGGCCCGTCGCGCGATCTCCATTCCGGCTTCTACGGCGGCGCCGTGGTCAATCCACTCAACGCGCTCGCCCGGGTGCTGGCGGATCTGCACGACGACGATGGCCGGATCCGCATCCCCGGTTTCTATGATCAGGTGCTGGAACCGGGCGAGGCCGAGCGCGCCGCCTGGGAAAACCTGGATATGGACGAGGGCGCGTTCCTCGAAGGCGCCGGCGTGACGGTCGGCGGCGGCGAACGCGACCGGACCCTACTGGAGCGCGTCTGGACCCGCCCGACCGGGGACGTGAATGGCCTCTACGGCGGCTATACCGGCGCCGGCGCCAAAACGGTCATCGCGACCGAGGGGACCGCCAAGGTGAGCTTCCGCCTGGTCCCCGATCAGGATCCGGACGCGGTCGCGGAAGGCTTCCGGCGTTTCCTCGACGAGCACACGCCGGCCGGCTGCAGCTGCGAACTCACGATCCATTCGGCCGCGCCGGCGATCCGGATCGATCCCGAGTCGGCGTGGCTGCGCACCGCCTGCGCGGCGATGGGCGATATCTACGGGCGCGAGGCCGTGCCGATCGGCTGCGGCGGCTCGATCCCGATTGCCGCATGGGCCCGCGAGATCCTCGGCATCGACACGCTGCTGATGGGTTTCAGTCTCGATGACGACGCCATGCACAGCCCGAACGAGAAGTTCGAGATCACCTGTTTCGAGCGAGGGATGAAGTCACATGTCGCTCTGCTTGCGCGGATCGCCGAGGGGCGGACCTGA
- a CDS encoding GIY-YIG nuclease family protein, with protein sequence MGEQISETMDDTGVRPVTYRLYIRVPCRVAIDPGRLGRHVLVRGWYVYTGSARRNMAARLRHHLAGNDTRRWHIDWLLGAGLGQVMHIRLDTESECTVNGRIEGRVVIPRFGATDCRRRCGSHLLWLGTRRPRAVPRDPGRRRTHSAVAAVERSGRPA encoded by the coding sequence ATGGGTGAGCAGATCAGCGAGACCATGGACGATACCGGTGTGAGGCCGGTCACCTATCGCCTCTACATACGGGTTCCCTGTCGCGTCGCGATCGATCCGGGACGCCTTGGAAGGCATGTGCTCGTTCGAGGATGGTACGTTTATACGGGCAGCGCGCGACGCAACATGGCGGCTCGGCTGCGCCATCATCTCGCGGGGAATGACACGCGCCGCTGGCATATCGACTGGTTGCTGGGCGCTGGTCTGGGACAGGTGATGCATATACGGCTCGACACCGAATCGGAATGCACCGTCAACGGGCGGATCGAAGGACGTGTCGTCATCCCGCGTTTCGGTGCGACCGACTGCCGGCGTCGCTGCGGCAGTCACCTCTTATGGCTCGGTACCCGGCGGCCGCGCGCGGTTCCGCGTGATCCCGGCCGGCGCCGCACGCACAGTGCAGTCGCCGCCGTCGAGCGTTCCGGGCGCCCTGCATGA
- a CDS encoding gamma-glutamylcyclotransferase yields MNRIEARPARGITREVLEDDAVRAAISETHPEVPLLADETLRASMERTLQQRPARVDADGVWLFAYGSLLWNPCIEVAQRCPARLYGYHRDFRLKLTYGRGTPETPGLMLGLVPGGSCRGMALRVPAEILRQELMLVWRREMLTGVYVPRWLTLKTPGGDLPAIAFTVDRTHDCYCGRLGEDDTVALMATGQGLLGTAQDYLESTVGHLDSEGIYDRRLHHLRACVRRYRAGGG; encoded by the coding sequence ATGAATCGGATCGAGGCGCGCCCGGCTCGGGGCATCACGCGTGAAGTGCTCGAGGACGATGCTGTCCGCGCGGCAATCAGCGAGACGCACCCTGAGGTGCCACTGCTCGCCGACGAGACGCTGCGTGCATCGATGGAGCGGACGCTCCAGCAGCGCCCGGCGCGGGTCGATGCGGACGGCGTCTGGCTGTTCGCCTACGGGTCACTGCTGTGGAATCCCTGTATCGAAGTGGCGCAGCGGTGTCCGGCACGGCTGTATGGCTACCACCGGGATTTCCGGCTGAAGCTGACCTACGGCCGCGGCACGCCGGAAACACCCGGGCTGATGCTGGGACTGGTCCCGGGCGGATCCTGTCGCGGCATGGCGCTGCGCGTGCCCGCCGAGATACTGAGGCAGGAGCTGATGCTGGTCTGGCGACGGGAGATGCTCACGGGAGTCTACGTCCCACGCTGGCTTACGCTGAAAACGCCCGGTGGCGATCTGCCGGCGATCGCGTTCACCGTGGATCGCACCCATGACTGTTATTGCGGTCGGCTTGGCGAGGACGACACGGTAGCCCTGATGGCTACGGGCCAGGGGCTGCTCGGGACCGCCCAGGATTATCTGGAAAGCACCGTCGGGCATCTCGATTCCGAAGGGATATACGACCGGCGCCTGCACCATCTGCGCGCGTGCGTCAGGCGCTACCGCGCGGGAGGCGGGTAG
- a CDS encoding DNA-3-methyladenine glycosylase family protein translates to MARDELHARFLEIANGLSPDLRVAMERVGPPEPRDRGDQPVAGFLARAVVGQQLSTHAAATIWSRVEAMADGEGIAIPDDLTDEHFDVLRACGVSRGKARALLAIRTAQAEGRLDGASLAALDHAERSRRLRAIHGVGQWTCDMVAIFHCGDADVWPETDVAVQRTFTGLISRRRKPARAAARFSPQRSWLARYMWRITDTEPDGD, encoded by the coding sequence GTGGCGCGCGATGAACTGCACGCCCGCTTCCTGGAGATCGCCAATGGCCTGTCGCCAGACCTCCGGGTAGCGATGGAACGCGTCGGCCCGCCCGAACCGCGTGACCGTGGTGATCAGCCGGTTGCAGGATTCCTCGCGCGCGCCGTGGTCGGTCAGCAGCTGTCGACGCATGCGGCCGCCACGATCTGGTCGCGGGTCGAGGCGATGGCGGATGGCGAGGGGATCGCCATTCCGGACGATCTCACCGACGAGCACTTCGATGTCTTGCGCGCCTGCGGGGTGTCGCGTGGTAAGGCGCGCGCGCTGCTCGCCATCCGGACCGCGCAGGCGGAAGGCCGGCTGGATGGTGCTTCCCTGGCGGCGCTCGATCACGCCGAGCGCTCGCGCCGCCTGCGCGCGATCCACGGGGTCGGCCAATGGACCTGCGATATGGTTGCGATCTTCCACTGTGGTGACGCGGATGTCTGGCCCGAGACCGACGTGGCGGTGCAGCGCACGTTCACAGGCCTGATCAGCCGGCGCCGCAAGCCTGCACGGGCGGCGGCGCGATTCTCGCCACAGCGTTCATGGCTGGCCCGTTACATGTGGCGTATCACCGATACCGAGCCAGACGGTGACTGA
- a CDS encoding globin encodes MADTYADVHQSFNRCLQRRDFLSRFYTIFVGSHPEIAAKFVDTDWQQQIHLLRHGISASILYAGGGDLGDHELKRLHKSHGKKGYRIEPWMYDNWLESLLKTLAETDSQFDGQLEHRWRETMGIAVAQIRDGKDIRAKR; translated from the coding sequence ATGGCCGACACCTACGCCGACGTCCACCAGAGCTTCAACCGCTGTCTACAGCGGCGCGATTTCCTCTCGCGCTTCTACACGATTTTCGTGGGGAGTCACCCCGAGATCGCCGCGAAGTTCGTGGATACCGACTGGCAACAGCAGATCCACCTGCTCCGGCACGGCATCAGCGCGTCGATCCTCTACGCGGGGGGCGGCGATCTCGGCGACCACGAATTGAAACGCCTCCATAAAAGCCACGGAAAAAAGGGCTATCGGATCGAGCCCTGGATGTATGACAACTGGCTCGAATCGCTGCTCAAAACGCTGGCGGAAACCGATTCACAATTCGACGGGCAGTTGGAACACCGCTGGCGGGAGACCATGGGCATCGCGGTCGCCCAGATCCGTGATGGAAAGGACATCCGGGCAAAGCGGTAG